The following nucleotide sequence is from Streptomyces sp. NBC_00239.
CCAACGCTGGGTTGTCGAACGGGCCTTCGCCCACCTGCACTGGTTCCGCCGCGTGCGGATCCGCCGGGAGATCCGCGACGACATCCACGAAGCTTCCTCACCCTCGGATGCGCGCTCAGCTGCTGGCGACGCCTGTCACGGCTGCCCCGAGCCCTCGCCCTCCCGCAGTAGCCATTCCCTGACCGAAGGAGCACGGTCAAAGAGCTGGCTGACCTGCATGCCTTCCTCGCGTGAGGTCACCCGCGGCAGCGGGGTGAAGTCGTCGGGGAGCACGTCCAGAAGGCTCATCACGCGGTCTCCCGCACGCAACGTGATCAACAGCTCGCATCGCAGCTGCCGTGGAACGTCCTGGCGGTGGGACATGCTGTTCCATAGGGCTGGCCACAGGTAGTGAGTACCGTCTGGCGCCGTATTCGCTTGCACCCACGCTGGGTCCAACCGCTGATTCAGACGGAGGTCGCACGCCCGCTCCTCCAACCTGAGCAGCGAGGGCGAATCGATGACTTTCACCTCGCGAGGCAGCGGCTGATCGAAGTCCATCACCCCATGCTGCCCGACAGCACCCCACGCCGAGGAACCGACCCCAGAGAGTTATTCCGTCAGGAGTCCTTGGTGACCCGGCGTGCTGGCTCGGGACGTAGCGGCAGAGGACGGATGTGCGGTGTGCCACGCGTGAGCCGGTGCTGCTCCAGACCGCCCGCAATGCCTTTGGGGATGGCGCGTCCCCGGCAAGCGCTGGGCGCGGGTCTACCCAAAGCCGGCGCTTGAAGGCCCCGTTTCCGCCGACAGAGGGGGTGGGGCTCGGGACGTCCCCGCACCCCCAGAGAAGTTTATTGAACACGTTCAACTGTTCTGGCAGTATGCCTCGTGAGGAACCTGCCGTGCAGCGGGCAATGCGGTCCCGACTGCCCAAGCCACGGCTTTGCCCTGAGATCCGAAGGTTGGTGCGACGTGGTGATCGCCTTGCTTGTGTTCGCAGTTGCGGCCCTGCTCGTGGCTGTCACGCCGGGAGCGGTGCTGGGGTACTTCTTCGTCGTGACGACCGGCAGGCTGCCGCTCTGGGCCAGAGTCCTCTTGCTGCCGGCCGTGGGGGCGGGTGCGGCGGCGATATGGCTGGGCGTGCTGGGCTCCGACAGCACATGGAGGCCGGCGATGATGTTCCTGTCGTTCACCGCGGCACTGTTCTCGGGAGTCACCTTCCTCGTACGCGAAAGCCGTCAGCGGCGCACTCCCCGGCTACCCGCCGCGGCGTGGCCCCAATGGAACCCGCCCAGCACTCCGAGGTGACCTGCGGGTTGTGCCGTCCACGCTCACATCCGTCCGAGCAGGCGCGCCGCGCCAGCGGTCGGGACGCTCACCCGTGGCTGCGCACGCCGGTTGGCCGCTCGGGCCAACCCCGTGCTCAGTCACAGCGAGCAGAAGCCGTCAGCTGGCGAGAGGGGGCGATACGGAAGGCGGTGCTGGTCATGGCTCGTCCGGTCTGGGCCGGGAATCAGTCGTTCGGGCGGGTCAGTTCTCTGAACTACGAAATGAGGCCGACAATCGAGGGCCCGACCATCGGCCCCTTCAAGGCTCGGAGCTTCGCTTGTCCTGGCGACGATCTGGTTCGGGGAGCCGAGGAAGGAATAGTCCCTCGCGGCCATCGGCGCAGCGCAGATAACCTGCGCGAATGAAGTGGATCCAGCGGGCCGCTGGCGCGATCGTCGGCTCAGCGGTGGGCGACGCCCTGGGCGGCCCCTTTGAGTTCGGTCGCCAGGGAGCGTTCTCCGCGCGGTTTCCCTCGCCTGGTGCCGGTGACGAGATGTGCGGAGGCGGTGGCTGGGACCCCGGCGAGGCCACTGACGACACGCAGATGGCCGTCCTGGTCGCGGAGTCGCTGCTGGAGCGGGGCGGGCTGGATCTGCCGGACATCTTCGCCCGCTTCCAGCGGTGGGCAGCATCAGACCCCAAGGACATCGGCTTGCAGACCGAAGATGTCCTGACCAACGGCATGCGCTGGGACCTCGCCGCCGCGATCCATTTCCAGGTCAACCAACGAGCAGCGGGAAACGGCTCCTTGATGCGGGCATCGACCTCCGCAGTCCACTTCGCGGCCGCTGGCCAAGAAGCCACCATGGACGCGGCCCGCCGTATTGCTGCCCTTACCCATGGGGACCGCGCGGCCTGGGAAGGCACCGCGATCTTCCACGAACTCATCCGCGTCACCTTCGAGGACACCGACCCTGTCACCGCCCTCCCGGACATCCTGGCTCTCATCCACCCCGACCACCGCAGCCGCTACGACACCGTCCTCTCGCCCGACTGGCACCCCGATCAGGCGACCGAGTTCAACGGTGCCGTCTGGCCCTGCTTGGGCTCCTCCGTCTGGGCCCTTCGCACCACCGGTAGTTTCGAAGACGCGATACGCGCGGCGATCGACCTGGGCGGTGACACGGACACCGTCGCCGCGGTGACCGGAGGCCTCGCGGGGGCGTACTACGGGCTGGACGCGATCCCCGCCCGCTGGACCAAGCCGCTCCATGTCCCCCTCCCAGGATTCGACGGACGAGTGCTGTACCTGCCAGACCTGCTGCGCCTCGCACACCGTCTCGGAGAGGGGCCGTCGACGAGACGGGCGTGATAGCCCGCAGAAATGGCGGCGGGCCGTCGTCTCGTCCGAACCTGGTGCCGAGCCCACTACCCCGCGTGCGCACCACGACGACCTGTTCGCCGATCGGTCGGATCAGCTCACGCCTGCGCCCCGGCTCTTCGTCGCTCCCCATGCCCCCACCCGCGTCGAACCCACGGAGGGACCCTGCGGCTGCCGGGCGCCGGGGCCCGCTGTCTGTCTCGGTGTACGACCCGGCCTCGTCCTTGCCGGCTCCGCCCCGTCCCCGCCGGCCCCGCCTCGTCCCCGAGCCTCCCTGCCCGACTCTGCTGCGTCCGAACCGGTCCGTGCGCGCGCCGTCACCGCGCATGGCTCCTGCGGGCGGGGGCAGACGAGCCGCAGGGACGGTTCGTGGCTGAGGAGGTGGCGGCGGTGCGTACTGCCAAGGTGTTGGAGTCCTTTCCCGCCAGTGATCCGTACGGCAGCTGGCCGGCGGAGGAGTACGCGGCCAAGTGCCGGGCGCGGGGCGAACGGGCGAGCGTCGTGATGGACCTGGAGCGCGACGCCTTCCTCGTCGTGGCGTGCGACGCGGAAGCGGCGGAGGCGGCGGCCGCGTAACGGTGGCCGGCGCCCGGGTCACGCGAGCCAGTGCACGCGCCCGAGATGGATCAGGCGCAGCTGGCCGCGGGCCGTGGCGGTGGCGGCGGACCCGTCCTCCCCGCGCAACGACGCGGCGAGGCATGCCGAGGCCGTCATGAACATGTGGTCCACCAGGAGCCGGGACAGCATCGTCACGTCGTCTGCGTCCCAGCCCGCGCTGACCGGATCGGCCGCCAGCGCGGCTCCGATCTCGGCTGCGAACTCGTCGAGTTGCGCGGCGATCGCCTCGCGCACCGCAGTGACCCCGCCGTGCCGTTCGCGGACGAGGAAGCGCACGTGCGCCGGACGGCTGCGGACCAGATCGGCGACGAGGCGCACCGCCGCGTCGCCGCGCCGCTCGGCATCGTCGGTGGCGGCGAGGACGCCGCGCACGGTCTCGTGCAGGCTGGCCAGGGCCTCGTCCACGAGGGCGGTCCCCAGCTCGTCCATGCCGGCGAAATGCCGGTAGAAGGCCGTGGGGGTGACCCCGGCGGCTCTGGCGACCTCCCGGAGCCCGAGGCTGCCGAGGCTCCGTTCCTCCATCTGCGACAGGGCCGCGTCGAGCAGGGCGCGTCGAGTGCGACGGCGCTGGGCTTCGCGGACACCGGTGTTCGGGCTCATGCGGGGCAGTCAACCGCGTCACAGTTGCCGTCCGCCAGCATGAGCCGTATTGGACTGGGTAGTCAGTGAACAACTGTTACCTATAAGTAGGAGGAACTCTCATGCTCTTCCTCGTAGCCGCGCTGCTGGTCATGGGCGTCGTCCTCGGCGCCGTGGCCCACGTCCCGGTGCCGGTGAGCCTTGTCGCCGGTACCGCGATCGCCCTCTGGCTCGCCCTCTTCGCCGCGCGGGAACGCCTGTCGGGCCGCGGCGCCGGACGCCGCGGCCACCACGAGGGAGGTCTGCGGTGAACTCGCCGACCGCCTCCGTGAAGACCCCGGACCGGACCCGTGACGCGGACGCCTTGGCCGTCACCGCCTTCGTCCTCGGCCTGGCCGGACTCCTCGTCATGAACCTCCTCCTCGGCCCGACCGCAGTCGTGCTCGGACTTCTGGCCCTGCGGCGGCACACGTCCAGGCCGGGCCGTGCACGTCTCGGCATCGCCCTGGGCGTGGCCGACCTCGTGGTCCTCGCCTGCCTCGTCACCGCGGACGGCACGTGGTCGTGGAGCCTGAGCTGACGCACCGGGACGCGGTGGCAGGATCGGAACGCACGACCAAGTCCGTGGCGGGCGAGGTCGCGTACACGGCGGAGGCAGGTCATCTCCCCTGGGCGTCCCCGGGGCCGGGCGCGGGCTGTTCGAGGAGGAAGCCCGCTCCCGGCCGGACCTCTCCGCCTTCCGGAACGGACTCGATCGCCCTCCGCCCTTTTCGGGGGCCGAGCGGTGGGTAGCCGAGCGTGGACAGCGAAGCGTTCGGCCAGGAGGCGAAATGATCACTCAGGAGCAGATGGCGGTGCTGGCCCGGTCCGGGGCCTACACGGAGCGGGGCCAGCACATCGGGGCGGTGGAGTACGTCCTGGTCGACGACACCACGGGGAGGCCGGAGTGGGCCCGGATCGTCGACCGGGCCTCGGGGCTCGGCGGCGTGTTCGTCCCCCTGCGCCAGGCGGAACTCGACGGCGAACGCCTCGTGGTGCCGTACCCGGTGGCCCTCATCGAGGAAGCTCCGTGCGCCGCGCTGGACTGCGGGAGCGTGCTGTCCGTGGCGGAGGAGCAGGAACTGTTCGGGCACTACGGCATCAGGGACTCCCGCGACGAGGTCAACGCCGAGAAGGGCACGGGCTGGAGCGGCATGGACCGCGCACAGGCCATCCGTGAGGGTACGGCGGGCATGGAGACCGGCGTCTCGCGGCTGAGGCGGGCCCAGCCGGGGGCGTAGCCGGCGCCGACACGTACTGCCCTGAGCGCCACGTACTGCGCCGACCGGCACGTACGGCGCTGACCGCCACGTACCGCGCCGACCGCCACGTACGGCCCTGACCGCCACGTACCGCGCCGACACGTACGGCCCGTTGCTCTGGGAGCGGTGAGAAGGAGCGGCGTCAGGATGCGGCGAACGCCGCCAGGAGAGCGGCCGGGGCGGTGCCTTCGCGCGGCGTACCGGCCCCCGGTGTCCCGGTGTGCGACTCGTTCATGCCGACAGGAACGGCCCATCGTTTCGGCACATGACGAAGCAACCCGTCACGAGGTCCGCGTCACCCCGAGCGCATCATCGGGCCGCCACGGGCAACAAGAGTGGCATGGCAACGGAAAGCGGCACGGCCGCGAGACGCTCACGACTGCTGTGGCTCGTCCCGGCCCAAGCCGCCGCGATGGTGGTGTTGGGCCTACTGGTGACCGGTCTTGTGGCGGACCAGCTGCCGCTGTCGGCGGAGGACCGGGTCACGGACACCCTCGCAGCCCGCCGCACGCCGTGGGCGGACTCCGTGACGGAGTGGCTGTCCGTCCTCGCCTCCACGGAAGGCATCATCGGCGTGACGCTGGTCTGCCTCGTCGCGCTGCTCGTGCTGCCCCGCACGCCGCGCCGCGCCGACGCGCTCTTCCTGGGCGGGTCGGTCGCCGTGCAGTCGGCCGTCTTCCTCGTCGTGACGATGTTCGTCGAACGCCCGCGCCCCGACGTGCCCCGTCTGGACGGCGCGCCGCCCACCTCCAGCTTCCCCTCCGGGCACGTCGGCGCCTCCGTGGCCCTGTACGGCGCCCTGGCCACGCTCGTGTGGACCCGACTGCGCGGCCCGTGGCGCTACGTCGTGGCAGCGGCCCTGTTCCTCGTCCCCCCGTTGGTCGGGCTGTCCCGGATGTACCGGGGCATGCACCACCCCACCGACGTGGCGGGCGGCCTGCTCAACGGCGTCGCGACGCTGCTCGTCGTCGGCTCGGCATTCCTGACCGGCCGGACCCGCGACACCGACGACCGCCCGGACATCGGCACGGACGTGCTTCACCACGGCGACGCGCTCTCCGCCCCCCGCGTGCCCGCCGCCCGCGACGGGGTCCCTCCTCGCCGGGCCGTCGTGGTCCGCCACCCGCACGGCTGCGGCGATGACCTGGCCGAGCGGGTGCGCCTCACCCTCGACCACCACGGGTACACCGATCAACGGTGGACCGACACCTCCGTCGAACAGCCTTGCGGGACCCTGTCCGAGGAGTGCGCGCAGCCCGGAGTCGACCTGGTCGTCGTCTGCGGCGGTGACGGCACGGTCCGCGCTTGCGCGGACGTGGCAGCCGGGACCGGCACACCGCTGGCGCTCGTGCCCTGCGGGACGGGCAATCTCCTCGCCCGGAACCTCGACCTTCCGCTGGATCCGCTCACCGCCCTCGAAGAGGCCCTCGCCGGGGGCGAGTTCCCGATCGACGTGGGACGGGTATGGGGCGACGGCCTCCCGTCGACGCGGTTCACGGTGATGGCGGGCGCCGGATTCGACGCCGCCACGGTCCGCGACGCCTCGCCCGCGCTCAAGGCCCGTCTCGGATGGCCGGCCTACGTCCTGTCGGCCGCACGCCACCTGGGAGATCCGGCCATGCGCCTGTCCGTACGGCTGGACGGGGGCCGGGCCCGTCGGCGCCGGGCGCGGATGGTCGTCGTCGGCAACGTGGGCGCGCTCCAAGGCGGTCTCGAACTCCTGCCGCTGGCACGGCCGGACAGCGGACGGCTGGAAGTCGTGCTCTTCGACCCGCACGGCGCGACGGGGTGGCTCGCCGCGGCCGCCCACCTGGCCGCGCGGGTCGTCCGTACGGGCTCCCCGGCGGCGGACGACACCGCGTCGGCCGGCGGCCGGACGGTGGCCGGTGGATCCCTGGAGTACTTCAGCGCCCGCCGGATCGAGATCCGTTTCGTCGGCGCCCAGGCCCGGGAGGTCGACGGCGACACCATGACGGAAGGCTCCCGGCTGTTCGCCGAGGTGGAAGAGGGCGCGCTGCGCATCCGCCTCCCCAGGGCCCTGGGAACGACCGCGGGCGATCCCGACGAACACACCCCCGCACACAGCGCGCACCACCACTGACCGAGCACCGGCAGCGCGCACCACTGGACCCCCACCGGCACACCACGCGCCGGGCACACACAGTCAGGAAGCCGATGGGAACCGCGACCCGGGTACCGCAAAGATGCGACGTGGTGGACGACGAACTGTCCGCGGACGAGGCCTGGGCCGCCCTGCGCCGCTACGGAGGATGGAGCCTGGCCCGCGACTCGTTCGTGCGCTTCCGCTACGCGGACGGCTTCAGCCACTCCCGCGCCCTCGCCCTCCAGACCGTGCTCTCCATCGTGCCCCTGGCCATCGCCGCCATAGGCCTGTCCAGCGTCCTGCACACCGAGGACCTGGGCCGTGTCGCCGAACTCACCATCGGACGGATCACCAGCGGCCCCAGCCGGCAAGTGGTCGACGAAGCCCTGCGCGAGAGCCGCCGCCAGGCCGGCGACGGCGGCCAGGCCGCCCTCTGGCTGGGCCTGCTGTTCTCCCTCGCCAACGTCACCACGAGCCTGTGCCAGGTCGAGCGCGGCGCCAACCGCATCTACGGCAACGAACGCGACCGGCCCTTCCTGCTCAAGTACTCGCGCGGCCTCGTCATGGCGGCCCTCGCCGGTCTTCCCCTCGGGCTCAGCTTCGTCCTCACCGTGCTCGGCGCCGACCTCACCCACGCCTTCGCCGAGGTCTACAGCGTCGCACCGGGCACCATCCGCGCCTGGGACATCCTGCGTTGGCCGGTCGGGATCCTGCTCGCCGTGCTGGCCACCAGTGCGATCTTCCGCCTGTCGCCGCGCCGCGACCAGCCGGGCTACACCTGGCTCGCGTTCGGCGCCGTCGTCTATCTGGTGCTGTGGACCACCGCGACGTGGGCCCTCAGCCTGTACGTCGGTGCCAGCAGCACCTTCACCAGCGTCTACGGCCCCCTCAGCGCGCTCATATCCCTGTTGCTGTGGTCCTACCTGACCTCGATGGCCCTGTTCCTCGGCCTGTCCTTCGCCGCCCAACTGGAAGCCGTACGGGCCGGTGTGCGGGATCCCGTCACACGGGACCCCGGAGTCTGACGCCGGGCGCCCGAACGCGCGCCGCCCCCGAACCCGACCCCAGCCCGAACCCACCCCGGAGCCCGACCTCGACACCCACTCCCAGACCCAGACGACACCCTGACGGCCCGCCGCTCCCGGCCGTCCCAGACCCGCCGACGCCGACCGAAAGACGCGTACCCATGGCACAGCGCCCACCCCGCACCCGACGCCGCGCAGCCCGCGAGTTCCTGGCCAGACACTCGGGGCCCGACGCGGCCTTCGGGATGCGGCTCGTGCTGACGGCGACCGCGACGGCAGTCGTGACCGTACCGTTCGTACTCGCCCTGGTCCTTGTCGAATCCCGGTGGCCGCCGCTGTACCGCCTCGATCGGGACACGGCCGAACGGCTCCACCGAGCCGCCCTGGAAGACCCCGGGATGGTGCGCGTCCTGGACTTCCTCACCGGTGTGCTGTGGGACCCGGTGACCATGCGGCTCCTGGTGGCCGTCCTCGTGGTATGGCTCCTGGGGCGCCGCGCATGGCGCCTGGCGGCTTGGGCCGCGGTCACCGAAACGGCCGGCGCCGTCATCGGGTTCCTCACGAAGAACGCGGTGGAACGCGCGCGCCCCCACCTGCCCGACCCCGTCGCCCAGGCACCCGGCTTCTCCTTCCCCTCCGGGCACGCCATGACCGCCATGGTCTCCTGCGCGGTCCTCCTCCTGGCCCTGCTTCCTCTGGTGCCCCCTGCCTGGCGGCCCCTGCCCTGGGCCCTGGCGGCGCTGAGCGTGATCGGCGTCGGCTACACCCGGGTCGCGCTGGGCGTGCACTGGGTCAGCGATGTCGTCGGGGGCTGGCTCCTCGGGCTCGTCGTGGTCACCGCCACGACACTCGTCTTCGAAGCCTGGCGGGCCGACACCGGCCGCCGCCGCACTGGCGTCGCCGAGGGCCTGGAGCCCGAGATCTCCGCCCCCGACCCGGAAGCGGACCTCGGCGGGTCCCGTATCCCCGACGCCTCGGACCGCTCGCCCCACGCCCGGTGACCCCCCGCCCCCGGCGACCGGGGCCTTCGGGCCCCGGGCACGGCGCAGGTCGGGCTGCGGAGGGGCCGGGAAAGATCCTTCGGATTCCCCGTCACATCCGTACGCGCCCCTCCGTCAGTGCTGTGTAGACGCCGATCGGGCCCACACCACCACCGAGGTCGAGGAGCGCGCGGGTCAGCAACTGCGTGAGCACTCCGATGAGCTGCTGGAACCGGTCAAGCAGACCGCCATCCACGCTGCCGAGGAGGTCCGTGAGGAGATGAAGGAGCCGGTCGCCGAAGCTGTCGAATCGGTGAAGGACACCGCTCAGGAAGCGGTCTCCACCACGACCGAGCACGCGCAGCACGCCGGTCAGGAAACCGCCGACGAACTGCGCCACGTAGGGGAGGAAGCAGCCGGTCAGGCGGGCAGCAACTCCACCGGTCAGCGACCCCCGATCCGGGCCACCCGATGAGAAGGGCGTCCCCGTGTAGGTGGCACGGGGGCGTTTCGCTCTGGTCCCTTGGAGCATTCCTGCACTGCCGCCCCCTACGCGCCAGGGTAGAGCTGTCCGATCGACGGTCGTGAGGCGTCCGCGAGGTCGGCGCCGGTGGCCGCGTCACGCTGGGAGTTGCCCACGCCGCGCCAGTCCAGACACATGACGGTCGCGTCGTCGTCCAGATGGCCGTCACCGGCGTCCACGATCGCCCCGATGAGGGTGCGGGCGGCTTCGCGGGGATGCAGGGAGCGGGTGCGGAGGATCAGGTCTGACAGGTCGAGATTCTCGGCGTTGCGCTCCAGCATGCCGTCCGTCAACATCACCAGTCGGTCACCCGGTCGCAAGTCCAACGACTGCACCCGGTAGGTGCCGGCCGGTGATCCATGGACATTGAGGCCGAACGGTCGATCGACTTCGGGAACGATCTCCTGTACCTGCCCGTTCCGCATCCGCAGCGGCCAGGGATGCCCGGCGTTGACGAACTCGGCCCGGCCGTCGAGCAGACTGATGCGCAGGAGCTGACCGGTGACGTAACCGCCACGGCCGTGATCGCGCATGGCCTGGTCGGCTTGGCGGGCCTGTTCCTCGAGGTCGGCGCCTGCCCGCCGTGCTCGCCGCAGGGCACCCACGACCAGCGTGGCCAGCAGCGCGGCGTCGACGTCGTGTCCCATGGCATCGGTGACGGACAGCTGGACCGTATCCCGGTCGATCACGTAGTCGAAGGTGTCGCCCCCGACGTGGTCGGCGGGTTCCAGAGCCCCTGCGACCGCGAACTGAGCCGCCTCACATGCCAGCGACGCCGGGAGCAGCCGGTGCTGGATCTCCGCGGCCAGGTTCAGCGGCTTCGTACGTCGGCCCCATTGGTACACATCGGTGTGGGACCGGTTGGCGATGACGATGTAGGCCAGCGCGTGCGCCGTCTCACCGATCTCCCGCATCACTTCCGCGCCCGGGGCGGCGGGCAGGAACAGCTCAAGGAGCCCGATGGCATCCCCGCGGCTGGTCACCGGGGCGACGACCCGCACCAGCTCGCCCCTGCCCCTGTCCTCCACCCTCGGCTGCTGGCTGCGGATCACGTCGTCGTACAGGGTGCCCCGCAGCCGAATGCGCCGGGCGGGCTCACCGGTCTCGACGCTGCCCGCAGCCCCCAGCCGCACGACCGAACTGCCGGTGAAGTCAGCGATCAAGAACGACACCGAGGCAGCCCCGAGGTGCTCCTTGAGCATGCGCGCGACCACATCGAGCGACTCCACGGGCGCCGCGGCCTCCGCAGCCTCCAACGTCCCCGCCAACGTCATCGCCCTGCCCCGGCGGTTCCGGCTGGTGGAGTGACGAGACTCCTGCCCGCCGTCCGGCTCTCCTGCGGTCACAACGACCCCTTATTGCGTGATGGCGGCCGGGACTCCATCCCGGATCGGTAAGACCCGCGCCAAGGCGAAGTCGCACGGTCACATTGCACCACGAGACCCCGGGCGGACAGGGCGGTCTGGTGTTCTCGGCCCCGGCGTGACACGCTCAAGGGGAACCAGCCTGGTCTGGTGGGAGACCCCGCACGCCTGAAGGTGACCGGCGGTGCGGGTGGTCTCGCTCGGCTGTGAGCGGCCTTCCGACGGCTGCACGCTTGACGGCCTCCTCCGCGCACGCCGGGAGCCGACCGCAATGGGCTCAGATCCCGAACGGCGGACCAGTGATGCTCCCCATCAGGCTGAACCTCGATGTCCGTGTGCAACCGGACGTGACGGTCGTGACGCTGGCAGGCGAACTCGACATGACCACCTGCCCCGACGTCACCCGAGCCACCGACACCCTGGCCCTGAAGGGTCGGACCCTTGCCCTCGACCTGTCGGCCGTGACCCACATGGACTCCAGCGGCCTCAACATGCTCCTCACCCTGCGCAACCGCGCCCGCTCCGAGCACGGCGTGCTGCACTTGTGCGGCGTCCCGCGCCAGGCACTGCGCGTCCTCGACCTCACCGGCACCCGCAGTCTCTTCAACCTGCGCCCCTGCCTCACCCCATGACGTTCGCGCTTGCAGCCGGGCAGGGCGGGCATGCGCGAAGGGAACCACGGTGTCGAGTGCCGCCGCCGGCAAGCCCGTCGGGTGAGAAGCGACTCAGCGCGAGCGGCGCCGCACCATCTGGAGGTCTCACATGTCTGTGCCCGCCGACACCGCCCCCCTTGCAGCACTTTCCGCGGCCGGAGTGGCGGTCTGGCTCGACGACCTGTCCCGCGAGCTCCTGGCCGGTGGAGAGCTCATCGAGCTGGTGGCGGAAAAGCACGTGGTGGGGGTCACGACCAACCCCACGATCTTCGCCTCCGCCCTGTCCAAGGGTGACCGCTACACCGAGCAGCTGCGCCGCCTCGGCGACGCTGGAACCAGTGTCGACGACGCAGTCTTCGCCCTGACCACGGACGACGTACGAAGCGGCTGCGAGGTCCTCGCCCCCGTCCATCAGCGCACCGGCGGCATCGACGGACGGGTCTCCATCGAGGTCGACCCGCGCCTGGCGCAAGACGCCGATGCCACCGCTGTCCAGGCCCGAAAGCTGTGGCAGACAGTCGACCGGCCGAATCTGTTCGTCAAGATCCCGGCCACTCGCAAGGGGCTCAAGGCGATCACCGCCGTCATCGCCGAGGGCATCAGCGTCAACGGCACGCTGATTTTCTCCCTGGACCGTTACCGCGACGTGATGGACGCCTACCAGGCCGGTCTGGAGCAGGCGCAGGCAGCGGGACGCGACCTGTCGGTCATCCACTCGGTCGCCTCATTCTTCGTCTCCCGTGTCGACAGCGAGGTCGACCGCCGCCTCAACACCCTCGGCACCCCGGAGGCCCTGGCACTCAAGGGAAAGGCCGCGGTCGCCAACGCGCGGCTGGCACACCGGGCATTCGAGGAGATGACCGCGGAACCGCGTTGGCAGCGCCTCGCCGCGGCCGGGGCCCGCGTTCAGCGGCTCCTGTGGGCGTCCACCGGGGTGAAGGACCCGTCGTACCCCGACACCATGTACGTCAGCGAACTCGTCATCCCCGGCAGCGTGAACACCATGCCCGGCGCCACCCTGGCCGCGTTCGCAGACCACGGAACCCTCCCTGCCCACCCCCCGACCGTGGACGACTACGCGGCCGCCGCTTCCCACCTCGAGGCTCTGCGACGCGTCGGCGTCGACTTCTCCGACGTCACCGACACCCTCGAGCGCGAAGGACTCACCAAGTTCGAGGACAGCTGGAAGGAACTGGGAGCCTCGGTGGAACGCGAGATGCACCCCCAAGCCGTCGACACCTGCGACGACACCGAAAGCCGGCAGGGAGGATCCGAAAGCGCCCAGCTGCTCGCGATCTACCTCAACGACCACTATTCGGCCGCTACCGGGGGCCTGGAGCTCTTCCGGCGCGCCGCAAAGGCGCAGACGAGCGCAGAAGCGCACACGGTACTGACCGAACTGACCCGTCAGGCTGACGAGGACCGTGACGCGCTGGCACAGATCATGACCGATCTGGACGTCCCGATCAGCCACTCCAAGGCGGCCATGGGCTGGCTCGCCGAGAAGGCGGGCCGCCTCAAGACCAATGGGCACCTCCTCACCCGCTCGCCCCTCAGCGACGTCCTGGAAGCAGAGTCCATGCTCCTCGGCGTCCAGGGCAAGAAGGCCTGCTGGCGGACCCTGAGGACCCTCGCCGACACCGACGAACGCTTTTCCGCCAAACACCTGGACGCCCTGGCGGAGCGCGCCGAGAAGCAACTCGCGCTCTTGGAGGAGCTGCGCACAGCGGCAGTCACTCAGGCGTTGCGCCCTCAACCCCCCAGCACGCGGTAGACCCGGGGAGTCGCCGCTCCTGCCGTGAGAGGGGAGTGGACGCCCCTCCGTGTACGCGCGGTGCCCGGGCTCCGCCGTCTCTGAGGCCTTTGGATCATACCGGGGCCCGCAAGCGGTACCGCGTAGCCCTCGGGACGAGAGCGAGTCGGGGCAGAGACTCCCGACAGGGGCTCCGCTCGGCAGCGCAACCGTGCCGGCCCGGCCGGGTCCCCGGGCCGACGGGCGGGTTGCCCGAGGTCGGGACCATGGCGCAGGGCTGGGAGTCCGTCAATGTCGATATCCCGGGTATGCGCAGTACGAGGGGAGCGACACCCGCGGGCCGGCGGGGCCCGGGACAGGGAGTTCCGCAGCTGTTGTGGCCGCTCCT
It contains:
- a CDS encoding phosphatase PAP2 family protein, with protein sequence MAQRPPRTRRRAAREFLARHSGPDAAFGMRLVLTATATAVVTVPFVLALVLVESRWPPLYRLDRDTAERLHRAALEDPGMVRVLDFLTGVLWDPVTMRLLVAVLVVWLLGRRAWRLAAWAAVTETAGAVIGFLTKNAVERARPHLPDPVAQAPGFSFPSGHAMTAMVSCAVLLLALLPLVPPAWRPLPWALAALSVIGVGYTRVALGVHWVSDVVGGWLLGLVVVTATTLVFEAWRADTGRRRTGVAEGLEPEISAPDPEADLGGSRIPDASDRSPHAR
- a CDS encoding PP2C family protein-serine/threonine phosphatase, with product MLKEHLGAASVSFLIADFTGSSVVRLGAAGSVETGEPARRIRLRGTLYDDVIRSQQPRVEDRGRGELVRVVAPVTSRGDAIGLLELFLPAAPGAEVMREIGETAHALAYIVIANRSHTDVYQWGRRTKPLNLAAEIQHRLLPASLACEAAQFAVAGALEPADHVGGDTFDYVIDRDTVQLSVTDAMGHDVDAALLATLVVGALRRARRAGADLEEQARQADQAMRDHGRGGYVTGQLLRISLLDGRAEFVNAGHPWPLRMRNGQVQEIVPEVDRPFGLNVHGSPAGTYRVQSLDLRPGDRLVMLTDGMLERNAENLDLSDLILRTRSLHPREAARTLIGAIVDAGDGHLDDDATVMCLDWRGVGNSQRDAATGADLADASRPSIGQLYPGA
- a CDS encoding STAS domain-containing protein; this translates as MLPIRLNLDVRVQPDVTVVTLAGELDMTTCPDVTRATDTLALKGRTLALDLSAVTHMDSSGLNMLLTLRNRARSEHGVLHLCGVPRQALRVLDLTGTRSLFNLRPCLTP